A segment of the Bacillus licheniformis DSM 13 = ATCC 14580 genome:
TTCAAGATGGCCGTTTTGAACATGGATCAGACGTTCGGGCGAGCTTCCGACGAGATCGCGGTCAGGAAGCCTCATGTAGTACATGTACGGGGACGGGTTGATCATTCTCAGCACTCTGTATAACTCAAAAGAACCGACCTTCACCGGAATGTCGAACCTTTGCGAAAGGACGCCTTGAAAAATGTCTCCCGCTTTAATGTATTCTTTCAAGCGATCGACATCGGCCAAAAACCGGGATTTCTCATATGTTGATTGAATCCCTTCAAAGCTGGGGGCCGTGTGCCGTCCTTGCGGAAGAAACAGCTCTTTCGGCGTTTTCCGGTCTGACAGCCTGTGTGTAAGCTGCTTGAGCTCTTCTTTCCCCTTTTTGAAAATGCGGCGCTTTTCCTCCCTATTTTCACTGCCTTCAAGCCTTGTATAGTGGATGAAATGCAGCTTTTTCAGTTCGTGATCATAAGCGATCATCGTCCGGCAGACAAACAGGAGGCATTTTGCCATTTCCGTTTCTTTGCTGTGCCCTTTGATGGACGGTTCAATGAGCGGCATTAAATCGTAGCTTAAATAGCCGACCGCTCCTCCTGTAAACGGGATGTCGAGCTCAGGCGCTTTGATCGAATACGTCTCCGACATCCATTCGAGAACGTCTTTTAACTGTGAAGCCGAATAAAGCTTCTTCTGCTTTTGATCGCAGGCGTGAAACCGGCCGCGTTCTTCTTTGATCGTCAAAAAGGGGTCAAGGCCGATGAAAGAATATCTTGACCATGCAGAGGTTTCATCCTGGCTTTCCAGCAAATAGACGATGTCTTCCTGCAGCTTCTCGACCAATTGAACGGGCGTCAGCGTATCGACGGAAAAACTCTCAATAATCGGTATCGTTTTAAAGTGTGAAGAATCCTCTGAAAAAGAGGCAAAATCGGTTTGCAGACTCAACTATCTCTCACTCCCTTTCAGGCGGAGAGAATGAGAAGAAGGCCTTTAGAGGACAAATGATTGAATTGACGAGGGGAAAACGAAACAAACCCAAAAGAACAGCGTCTTTTGGGTAGAATGAATAAACGTTTTGTCTCAACTCAGCTCATCTCAACTCATTCTCAATCTACCCTAGTCTCATACTCAGCTTTTCTAAACTAAAACCCATACACACTCCTGTGTATTTCA
Coding sequences within it:
- the trpE gene encoding anthranilate synthase component I, producing MSLQTDFASFSEDSSHFKTIPIIESFSVDTLTPVQLVEKLQEDIVYLLESQDETSAWSRYSFIGLDPFLTIKEERGRFHACDQKQKKLYSASQLKDVLEWMSETYSIKAPELDIPFTGGAVGYLSYDLMPLIEPSIKGHSKETEMAKCLLFVCRTMIAYDHELKKLHFIHYTRLEGSENREEKRRIFKKGKEELKQLTHRLSDRKTPKELFLPQGRHTAPSFEGIQSTYEKSRFLADVDRLKEYIKAGDIFQGVLSQRFDIPVKVGSFELYRVLRMINPSPYMYYMRLPDRDLVGSSPERLIHVQNGHLEIHPIAGTRKRGGDQAEDKRLEKELLADEKEKAEHYMLVDLARNDIGRVAEYGSVQVPEFTKIVSFSHVMHIISIVTGTLKAGVHPVDALMSAFPAGTLTGAPKIRAIQLLNELEPEPRETYGGCIAYIGFDGNIDSCITIRTMSVKNGVASIQAGAGIVADSVPEKEWEETCNKAGALLKTIQIAEETFLEKGEDGNERTAEIMR